One window from the genome of [Clostridium] celerecrescens 18A encodes:
- a CDS encoding L-fucose/L-arabinose isomerase family protein — MATIKLGFAPTRRSIFSAPDAIKYRNLTAGRLEELGVSFVDITDMNEEGLLYDDSHVKIIAEKFRDEGIDGLFLPHCNFGTEYVCARLAKELGVPVLIWGPRDERPDENGIRLRDSQCGLFATGKVLRRFKVPFTYLTNCRLTDPEFERGIRDFLAVCNVVKVFKNTRILQIAPRPFDFWTTMCNEGELLERFNIQLSPIPMPELTSEIRQVKEERTEVEKIIKGCKESMNIKISEEALLNVAALKAAMKNLAVKYGCNAIAIQCWNALQGEIGIMPCGANSLLNEEGIPVVCETDIHGAVTAVMAEAAGMDECRSFFADWTVRHPDNENGELLQHCGPWPISVAKEKPTLGYPLAFNHPGAVEAEAKHGEMTLCRFDGDNGEYSLLLGKAKGIDGPYTKGTYVWVEVANLKKLEAKLVEGPYIHHCVGIHKDIVPVLYEACKYIGVKPDLYDDNEEEIRAYLRGE; from the coding sequence ATGGCGACTATAAAACTGGGGTTCGCCCCCACAAGAAGGAGCATTTTCAGCGCCCCGGATGCAATAAAGTACAGGAATTTGACGGCGGGAAGACTTGAGGAACTGGGAGTTTCTTTCGTGGACATTACGGATATGAACGAAGAAGGGCTTCTCTACGATGACAGCCATGTAAAAATCATAGCTGAAAAGTTCAGGGATGAAGGAATCGATGGCCTGTTTCTCCCTCATTGCAACTTCGGAACAGAATACGTTTGCGCGAGACTGGCAAAGGAGCTTGGAGTTCCGGTCCTGATTTGGGGACCCAGGGACGAGAGGCCTGACGAGAATGGTATTCGCCTGCGGGACAGTCAATGCGGCCTCTTTGCCACAGGAAAGGTGTTGAGAAGATTTAAGGTTCCCTTTACTTATCTGACAAACTGCCGCCTGACGGACCCGGAATTTGAGCGGGGAATCCGTGATTTTCTGGCGGTCTGTAACGTAGTAAAAGTATTTAAAAATACAAGAATCCTGCAGATAGCCCCCAGGCCTTTTGATTTCTGGACCACCATGTGCAACGAAGGCGAGTTGCTGGAACGGTTCAACATACAGCTGTCCCCTATTCCTATGCCTGAATTAACCTCCGAGATACGACAGGTAAAAGAGGAGAGGACAGAAGTTGAAAAGATAATAAAGGGCTGCAAAGAGTCCATGAATATTAAAATCAGTGAAGAGGCACTGTTAAATGTCGCGGCATTAAAGGCCGCCATGAAAAACCTGGCGGTTAAGTACGGCTGCAATGCGATTGCCATTCAGTGCTGGAATGCCCTTCAGGGAGAAATCGGCATTATGCCTTGCGGAGCCAATTCCCTGTTAAATGAAGAAGGAATCCCGGTGGTTTGTGAGACAGACATTCACGGGGCGGTTACCGCAGTTATGGCAGAGGCGGCGGGCATGGATGAATGCAGAAGCTTTTTTGCGGACTGGACCGTAAGACATCCGGATAACGAAAATGGAGAATTGCTTCAGCACTGTGGTCCATGGCCTATTTCCGTTGCGAAAGAAAAGCCGACCCTGGGCTACCCCCTGGCATTTAATCATCCGGGAGCTGTGGAGGCAGAGGCAAAGCATGGTGAGATGACCTTGTGCCGGTTCGACGGGGATAACGGGGAATACTCTCTTTTACTTGGAAAGGCGAAGGGAATTGATGGTCCATATACGAAAGGCACTTATGTATGGGTAGAGGTAGCGAACTTAAAGAAGCTGGAAGCAAAGCTGGTGGAAGGGCCTTATATTCATCACTGTGTAGGAATCCATAAGGACATTGTTCCGGTCTTGTACGAAGCCTGCAAGTACATAGGCGTGAAACCGGATTTATACGATGACAACGAGGAAGAGATCAGGGCCTATTTAAGAGGAGAATGA
- a CDS encoding LacI family DNA-binding transcriptional regulator — MGITAKELAKILNLSAAAVSMALNNKPGVSTETRRRVIETAQKYDYDLTRHTFRPRDVSSIYLIIYKKHGAIVGSNPFFQELSEGIAAGCQKNNYKMEIRYLYGEEGNIENRLKDMLYSGCTGIILLGTEMTPEDFLPFRALTIPIVLLDSYFETVPCDSIIINNIQGAFLAASYLIKTTGKQPGYLHSSYPIGNFAERNSGFFKAIHTYGMAASNSIVHSVTPSIEGAYADMLEILKSQEPLAPCYFADNDLIALGALKALKQHGYRIPEDISIVGFDNIPAGIIVDPALTTIHVPKHYMGKMAANRLISRLEEPDATSVKLEIATTLIRRNSA; from the coding sequence ATGGGAATTACCGCAAAAGAGCTGGCTAAAATATTAAACCTTTCAGCTGCCGCCGTATCCATGGCATTAAATAACAAACCAGGCGTCAGCACGGAAACAAGAAGGAGGGTCATCGAAACAGCCCAGAAGTATGACTACGATTTGACCCGTCACACATTTCGCCCAAGGGACGTGAGCAGCATTTACTTAATTATTTATAAAAAACACGGAGCTATCGTTGGAAGCAATCCTTTTTTTCAGGAGCTTTCCGAAGGAATCGCGGCCGGTTGCCAGAAAAACAATTACAAGATGGAAATCCGTTATTTATACGGAGAGGAAGGGAATATTGAAAATCGATTAAAAGATATGCTCTACTCCGGCTGTACAGGAATCATCCTTTTGGGAACCGAAATGACACCTGAAGATTTTCTTCCTTTTCGGGCGCTCACGATCCCGATCGTCTTACTGGACAGCTATTTTGAAACGGTTCCCTGCGACAGCATCATTATCAACAACATCCAGGGGGCTTTTCTTGCCGCTTCTTACTTAATAAAAACCACAGGAAAACAGCCTGGCTATCTCCATTCTTCTTACCCGATCGGAAATTTTGCAGAACGGAATTCCGGCTTCTTTAAGGCAATTCACACCTATGGAATGGCCGCCTCCAACAGCATTGTCCACTCGGTCACTCCTTCCATAGAAGGAGCTTATGCGGATATGCTGGAAATCCTTAAAAGTCAGGAACCTCTGGCTCCCTGCTACTTTGCTGACAATGATTTAATCGCCCTGGGCGCCCTTAAGGCATTGAAGCAGCATGGCTACCGGATACCGGAGGATATCTCTATCGTGGGCTTTGACAACATCCCTGCGGGAATTATTGTAGATCCAGCCCTCACTACCATTCATGTCCCTAAGCATTATATGGGAAAAATGGCTGCTAACAGACTCATCAGCCGCTTGGAGGAGCCTGATGCCACCTCCGTGAAACTGGAAATTGCCACGACTTTAATCCGGAGAAATTCTGCCTAA
- a CDS encoding DUF5692 family protein, whose translation MFVFSESVPTILVLLVWLGVFISLFAANELSRRFKWVGFGCFVVLPVVLTVLWVTTLKDTSYMDWFHLAKVYSSTAGCIGFWCIRHIKKLQHNKIALCFPPLILAINILEACFRDFEVSQYVTPVMEYMNNQVQYYIGGPWNVMNGIAGLLNIVTITGWFGICIRKKTSRDKSQDMLWPDMMWFWIIAYDLWNFAYTYNCLPTHAWYCGLALLLAPTICAFTVGKGAWLQHRAQTLALWCMFAQTFPVFQDASSFLVHSRSSKAIAEAAIQEGMLSSDGYTVLTGTGIQPVAGVSPDTTFLFIMSLLALLANIGVFVYMIHRMYKTRKNPYTGELYTDHKKYQEIKALAE comes from the coding sequence ATGTTTGTGTTTTCAGAAAGTGTTCCGACAATATTGGTTTTACTGGTATGGCTTGGGGTGTTTATATCATTGTTTGCCGCAAATGAATTGAGCCGCCGTTTTAAATGGGTGGGGTTTGGCTGCTTTGTTGTGCTTCCTGTTGTTTTAACCGTTTTATGGGTGACAACGTTAAAGGATACATCTTATATGGACTGGTTTCATCTGGCAAAGGTTTACTCTTCAACAGCGGGGTGTATTGGTTTTTGGTGTATCCGTCATATCAAAAAGCTGCAGCATAATAAAATTGCGTTGTGTTTCCCGCCGTTAATTCTGGCGATCAATATCCTGGAGGCCTGTTTCCGCGATTTTGAAGTAAGCCAGTATGTGACACCGGTTATGGAGTATATGAACAATCAGGTTCAGTACTATATCGGCGGTCCATGGAATGTCATGAACGGGATCGCAGGTCTTTTAAATATTGTGACCATTACAGGCTGGTTTGGAATCTGTATCCGAAAGAAGACCAGTAGGGATAAAAGCCAGGATATGCTCTGGCCCGATATGATGTGGTTCTGGATAATCGCCTATGATTTGTGGAATTTTGCTTATACCTATAACTGCCTTCCGACTCATGCATGGTATTGCGGATTAGCACTTTTACTGGCCCCTACTATTTGTGCATTTACAGTGGGAAAAGGGGCATGGCTGCAGCATCGTGCCCAAACGCTGGCACTGTGGTGTATGTTTGCCCAGACGTTTCCGGTATTTCAGGATGCCAGCAGTTTTCTGGTGCATTCCCGATCCAGTAAGGCTATTGCAGAAGCAGCAATACAGGAAGGAATGCTTTCCTCTGACGGGTATACGGTTTTGACCGGAACAGGAATCCAACCGGTGGCAGGGGTATCACCGGATACTACTTTTTTATTTATTATGAGTTTACTGGCTCTTCTTGCAAATATCGGAGTATTTGTATATATGATTCACAGAATGTATAAGACAAGGAAAAATCCATATACCGGAGAGTTATATACGGATCATAAGAAGTATCAGGAGATTAAGGCTTTGGCAGAGTAA
- a CDS encoding hydrogenase maturation nickel metallochaperone HypA has product MHELGVLNSMVHTIERIVKEQNVTEVHKLVIEVGELSGIVPRYLEQSWPAASYKTFMEKTELELIVIPGIVKCKGCGRVFNAVYSDLNCPDCGSMDMEILEGDDMIIKEIVCN; this is encoded by the coding sequence ATGCATGAGCTTGGTGTATTAAACTCTATGGTCCACACCATTGAGCGTATTGTAAAGGAGCAGAATGTAACAGAGGTCCACAAGCTTGTCATCGAGGTTGGAGAGCTTTCCGGTATTGTGCCCAGATACTTAGAGCAAAGCTGGCCCGCAGCCTCCTATAAGACTTTTATGGAAAAAACAGAGCTGGAGCTTATCGTCATTCCCGGTATTGTGAAATGCAAAGGCTGCGGCAGGGTATTTAACGCCGTTTACAGTGATTTAAATTGCCCTGACTGCGGCAGTATGGATATGGAAATCCTGGAGGGCGACGACATGATAATTAAGGAAATCGTGTGTAACTAA
- a CDS encoding FAD-dependent oxidoreductase — translation MSELRPKIVRLAKMVGGIAGAMNKIDENSPEYYALNCVVTDEMADIAMIIGLRKPRTFEYVAKRSGKSKKETKALLEQLAYTGVAKVWKDKEDHKERFFVNIFAPGMLEMMVNNREQLNEHPEIGKAFEEYTRLRLAPMAAKFPQGMAMMRVIPVEEAIKDISGTKPWERLSYYLDKYDTFSVSDCSCRQSRRVLDEGCGHLEKDICIQMGEGAEYYIKTGRGRQISREEAKEIIKFAENNGLMHEMPHTDGLGESAAICNCCGCSCFSLRLATLFNTPDSIRSNFTAKVKKENCVACGQCVENCPVNALKLGQKLCSKTPVAIKAEPTARDHIWRENNWNVDYRENRKDVAEEGTSPCKTACPAHISVQGYIKLAASGRYHEALELIKKENPFPAVCGRICPHGCESECTRGDIDEPVSIDEIKKFIADKELDGSIRYIPPMRYHLGNKIAVVGSGPSGLSCAYYLAIDGYQVTVFEKEEKLGGMLTLGIPSFRLEKEVLNAEIDVLREMGVTFKTGIEVGKDITLNELRKEGYEAFYLAIGAQGGRSLGIEGEDAEGVISGVDFLRNVNLGRKAELSGNVVVIGGGNVAIDVARTGVRQGAAAVNLYCLESPGEMPALPEEITEAEEDNVSFHNGWGPKRILTEDGKVTGVEFKRCISVFDDDQHFAPKYDENDTITVKADTVLLSIGQSIEWGGLLSESKVELGRGGTAKADSLTLQTSEPDVFVGGDCFTGPQFAIHAIASGKEGAISIHRYVQPGQSLVYGRDRREYHAFDKNNVAIGLQDFDTTPRQRPGHSPEKKGSFHDERMTFTEEQLKKETERCLGCGAVEIDSYMCIGCGMCTTKCKFDAIHLERTYDTVPNTYEKLPVKIAANAIVRTGKIAATTLKESVGRRS, via the coding sequence ATGAGTGAATTAAGACCTAAAATTGTAAGACTGGCGAAGATGGTAGGCGGTATTGCCGGAGCCATGAACAAAATCGATGAAAATTCTCCCGAATACTACGCTCTTAACTGTGTTGTAACAGATGAAATGGCTGATATTGCTATGATTATCGGACTTCGTAAACCCCGTACGTTCGAGTATGTGGCTAAACGCTCCGGAAAAAGTAAAAAAGAGACAAAGGCCCTCTTAGAGCAGCTGGCCTACACAGGAGTCGCCAAAGTATGGAAGGATAAGGAGGATCATAAAGAACGGTTTTTTGTGAATATATTTGCCCCCGGTATGTTAGAAATGATGGTAAATAACCGTGAACAGCTTAACGAACATCCTGAAATCGGCAAAGCCTTTGAAGAATATACCAGGCTGCGTCTGGCGCCTATGGCAGCAAAATTCCCGCAAGGCATGGCAATGATGCGTGTCATTCCTGTGGAAGAGGCCATCAAGGATATCTCCGGTACAAAGCCCTGGGAACGTCTCTCTTATTACCTGGATAAATATGATACGTTCTCAGTATCTGACTGCTCCTGCCGCCAGTCACGCCGTGTACTGGATGAGGGCTGCGGTCATCTGGAAAAAGACATTTGCATCCAGATGGGCGAAGGTGCCGAATATTATATAAAAACAGGCAGAGGCCGCCAGATTTCTCGGGAGGAAGCAAAAGAAATTATTAAATTTGCAGAAAATAATGGCCTGATGCATGAAATGCCCCATACCGACGGACTCGGTGAATCAGCGGCAATCTGCAACTGCTGTGGCTGCTCCTGCTTCTCCTTGCGTCTTGCAACACTTTTTAATACACCTGATTCCATACGTTCCAACTTCACTGCCAAGGTAAAAAAGGAAAACTGCGTAGCCTGCGGACAATGTGTGGAAAATTGTCCGGTGAATGCTTTAAAACTTGGCCAAAAACTCTGTTCCAAAACACCTGTTGCCATAAAGGCAGAACCTACCGCACGTGACCATATCTGGAGAGAAAACAACTGGAATGTGGATTACCGCGAGAACCGTAAAGATGTTGCAGAAGAAGGAACTTCTCCCTGTAAAACTGCCTGTCCTGCTCATATTTCCGTACAGGGTTACATAAAGCTTGCTGCTTCCGGCCGCTACCATGAAGCATTAGAGCTGATAAAGAAAGAAAATCCTTTCCCTGCTGTCTGCGGACGTATCTGTCCTCACGGCTGTGAAAGCGAATGCACCCGCGGAGATATTGATGAACCGGTTTCCATCGATGAAATCAAAAAATTTATTGCGGATAAAGAGCTGGATGGTTCGATCCGATATATCCCTCCTATGCGTTATCACCTTGGAAATAAAATTGCAGTGGTCGGCTCCGGTCCTTCCGGTCTTTCCTGTGCATATTACCTGGCAATTGATGGTTATCAGGTAACCGTATTTGAAAAGGAAGAAAAACTCGGCGGTATGCTTACCCTTGGTATTCCTTCCTTCCGCCTGGAAAAGGAGGTTCTTAATGCCGAAATAGACGTTCTGCGCGAAATGGGTGTTACCTTTAAAACCGGAATTGAAGTCGGAAAAGACATTACTCTTAATGAACTTCGGAAAGAAGGTTACGAAGCCTTCTATCTGGCGATCGGCGCACAGGGCGGCAGAAGTCTTGGCATTGAGGGGGAGGACGCAGAAGGGGTTATCTCCGGCGTTGATTTCCTTCGCAATGTAAACCTTGGAAGAAAGGCAGAGCTTTCCGGAAATGTAGTTGTGATCGGCGGTGGGAATGTAGCAATTGATGTAGCCCGTACAGGGGTAAGACAGGGGGCTGCTGCTGTTAATCTTTACTGTCTGGAAAGTCCCGGTGAAATGCCGGCATTACCGGAGGAGATTACAGAGGCTGAGGAAGATAACGTTTCCTTTCATAATGGCTGGGGGCCTAAGCGCATCCTGACAGAAGATGGAAAGGTGACCGGTGTAGAATTTAAGCGCTGCATCAGTGTATTCGATGATGACCAGCATTTCGCTCCAAAGTACGATGAAAATGATACGATCACTGTAAAAGCTGATACCGTACTGCTTTCCATTGGCCAGTCCATCGAGTGGGGCGGACTTCTCTCGGAGAGTAAGGTTGAACTTGGACGCGGCGGTACTGCCAAAGCGGACAGTCTGACCTTACAGACTTCAGAACCGGACGTTTTTGTCGGCGGCGACTGTTTTACCGGGCCTCAATTTGCTATCCATGCCATTGCATCCGGAAAAGAAGGTGCAATCTCTATCCACCGATATGTACAGCCGGGACAGTCTCTTGTATATGGCCGTGACCGCCGTGAATACCATGCGTTTGATAAAAATAACGTTGCCATCGGTTTACAGGATTTTGATACGACTCCCCGCCAGAGACCAGGCCATTCTCCTGAGAAAAAAGGCAGCTTCCATGATGAACGCATGACCTTCACCGAGGAGCAGTTAAAGAAAGAAACGGAGCGATGCCTTGGATGCGGTGCGGTAGAAATCGACAGTTATATGTGTATTGGCTGCGGCATGTGTACGACCAAATGTAAATTTGATGCAATTCATCTGGAGCGTACCTATGACACTGTCCCCAATACCTATGAAAAACTTCCTGTCAAGATAGCCGCCAACGCAATTGTACGTACCGGAAAAATTGCTGCAACCACCCTTAAAGAAAGCGTTGGCAGAAGAAGCTAA
- the hypB gene encoding hydrogenase nickel incorporation protein HypB produces the protein MEDFKVLEIKTSVFADNNIQAGKLREELKDKKVFLLNLMSSPGAGKTTTLTRTIHALKNDLNIGVMEADIDSDVDARTIQQTGAKAIQLHTGGMCHLDAEMTRQGLEGLDTDGLDLVILENVGNLVCPAEFDTGAVKNAMILSVPEGDDKPLKYPLMFSICDVILINKMDVMPYFNFDMEKCKANIRLRNPNAVIIPISALKDEGIKEWTDWLSNAVKSWCE, from the coding sequence ATGGAAGATTTTAAAGTTCTTGAGATAAAAACAAGTGTCTTTGCTGACAACAACATACAAGCCGGAAAGCTTCGTGAAGAATTAAAGGATAAGAAGGTCTTTCTTCTTAATCTGATGTCCAGTCCCGGTGCCGGTAAGACCACTACCCTAACCCGTACGATTCATGCCCTAAAGAACGACCTTAATATTGGTGTTATGGAAGCGGATATTGATTCTGATGTAGATGCCCGTACCATTCAGCAAACTGGTGCAAAGGCTATCCAGTTACATACCGGTGGTATGTGCCATCTGGACGCGGAAATGACACGCCAGGGATTAGAGGGGCTTGATACAGACGGTCTTGACCTTGTAATACTAGAAAATGTAGGCAACCTGGTCTGCCCTGCAGAATTTGACACCGGGGCAGTAAAAAATGCTATGATCCTCTCCGTACCGGAAGGAGACGACAAACCTCTTAAATATCCGCTGATGTTTTCTATTTGCGATGTGATACTGATCAACAAGATGGACGTAATGCCGTATTTTAATTTTGATATGGAAAAATGCAAAGCTAATATTAGACTTCGTAATCCCAATGCTGTGATCATACCCATCAGTGCCTTAAAAGATGAAGGTATAAAGGAATGGACCGACTGGTTAAGCAATGCAGTAAAATCCTGGTGTGAATAA
- a CDS encoding FadR/GntR family transcriptional regulator: protein MEFQKLSALSLKEMFICQIRDMILSGHIPVGSKLPPEREIARQMQVSRAVVNSGFAELEKQGFLEVHPRQGVFVADYGKNGNINTLNAIMEYHGDTLGQAEIFSILEVRRALEHLATDSIVKNSANEDILGLEGLLEEVADATSIEETVSATFSFHHRLSVISGNSIIPLIYISFKPVVTQLWKRFCLRYGKEALYDSVLCLYKCLKARDAEAARRCTDKQLDEALEGGHQIY from the coding sequence ATGGAATTTCAGAAACTTAGCGCTTTGAGCTTAAAAGAAATGTTTATTTGTCAGATTCGGGACATGATTTTATCAGGGCATATCCCGGTTGGAAGCAAATTACCTCCTGAAAGGGAGATTGCAAGGCAGATGCAGGTTAGCCGTGCAGTGGTTAACAGTGGGTTCGCAGAACTTGAAAAACAGGGCTTTTTGGAAGTACATCCAAGGCAGGGGGTATTTGTAGCAGATTACGGCAAGAACGGAAATATCAATACCTTAAATGCCATTATGGAATATCACGGAGATACGCTTGGTCAAGCAGAAATTTTCTCAATCCTTGAAGTACGCCGGGCATTGGAACATCTGGCAACGGATTCAATTGTAAAGAATTCAGCGAATGAGGATATTCTTGGACTGGAAGGATTATTAGAGGAAGTTGCAGATGCCACTTCGATTGAGGAAACAGTCTCAGCCACCTTTTCTTTTCATCACAGACTTTCCGTTATCAGCGGAAACAGTATTATACCTTTGATTTACATATCTTTTAAACCAGTTGTAACACAGCTTTGGAAGCGCTTTTGTCTGCGCTACGGGAAAGAGGCACTATACGATAGCGTACTTTGTTTATATAAATGCCTTAAAGCGCGTGATGCCGAGGCGGCAAGAAGATGTACCGATAAACAACTGGATGAGGCCTTGGAAGGTGGGCATCAGATATATTAA
- a CDS encoding LacI family DNA-binding transcriptional regulator — translation MKKLTINEIAEKAGVSKTTVSFYLNGKTNKMSEDTKHRIQHIIDETGYEPSAAARAMKAKSSGLIGVILGDASEPYSARALKGIEDAASTQEYQIMIGNSGLAFQHEKDYVKRMLKLGAEGFIIQSTYRFGMLASDLEKKKKPIVYLDARPYDFKGRYVKGNNYDCVYQVITECIKKGYDDFLMISDGEADLSTGFENTQGYKDALQDAWREGGTRYLQEGIKSAEVFEMLKQVVDISKKTLIYVASPGLLQAVYQAVRNYPDYMSLFPGTLGLIGFDDQGWTRMTTPAISAIITPAYEVGVRAMEELIDLLEGRRVEGEVVFKNIVKWRETTL, via the coding sequence ATGAAAAAGCTGACAATTAATGAGATTGCTGAGAAAGCAGGTGTTTCTAAGACAACGGTATCCTTCTATCTTAATGGCAAGACTAATAAGATGTCCGAGGATACGAAGCATAGAATCCAGCATATCATTGATGAGACAGGATATGAACCCAGTGCGGCTGCAAGAGCGATGAAGGCAAAGAGCAGCGGACTTATAGGGGTTATTCTGGGAGATGCTTCGGAACCATATAGTGCCAGAGCGTTAAAAGGCATAGAGGATGCGGCCAGTACCCAGGAGTACCAGATTATGATCGGCAACAGTGGACTGGCCTTCCAACACGAAAAGGACTATGTGAAACGTATGCTGAAGCTTGGTGCTGAAGGGTTTATCATCCAGTCGACCTATCGATTTGGAATGCTGGCCAGTGATTTGGAGAAGAAAAAAAAGCCCATCGTTTATCTTGATGCCAGACCATATGATTTTAAGGGGAGATATGTGAAAGGCAATAATTATGACTGTGTATATCAGGTGATCACAGAATGTATCAAAAAGGGATATGATGATTTTCTGATGATATCAGACGGGGAAGCAGACCTAAGCACAGGCTTTGAGAATACTCAGGGCTATAAAGATGCCCTTCAGGATGCCTGGAGGGAAGGGGGAACCCGTTACCTTCAGGAGGGAATCAAGTCTGCTGAGGTTTTTGAAATGCTGAAACAGGTTGTGGATATTAGTAAAAAAACTCTAATTTATGTAGCCAGCCCGGGACTGCTTCAGGCAGTATATCAGGCTGTCCGTAACTATCCGGACTACATGTCACTGTTTCCTGGAACATTAGGCCTTATTGGCTTTGATGACCAGGGGTGGACAAGGATGACAACCCCTGCTATTTCGGCTATTATCACTCCTGCTTATGAGGTCGGTGTAAGAGCTATGGAAGAGTTAATAGACTTGCTGGAGGGCAGGCGGGTAGAAGGTGAAGTTGTGTTCAAAAATATCGTGAAGTGGAGAGAAACGACTTTGTAA